From Hartmannibacter diazotrophicus, a single genomic window includes:
- a CDS encoding response regulator — MPTILIVEDNPMNLDMLSRRLQRKGYDIETAGDGKAGVEAAETIRPDIVLMDMSLPVMDGWEATRSIKSNPATSAIPVIALTAHAMNSDREKALEAGCDNFETKPIDLPALLAKIEQLLAG, encoded by the coding sequence ATGCCCACGATCCTGATTGTCGAGGACAACCCGATGAATCTCGACATGCTCTCGCGCCGGCTGCAGCGCAAGGGGTATGACATCGAGACGGCGGGCGACGGAAAGGCCGGGGTGGAGGCGGCTGAAACCATCCGGCCCGACATCGTCCTGATGGATATGAGCCTGCCGGTGATGGATGGCTGGGAGGCCACGCGGTCCATCAAGTCCAACCCGGCCACGAGCGCGATTCCCGTCATCGCGCTCACGGCGCATGCCATGAATTCCGACCGGGAAAAGGCGCTGGAGGCCGGCTGCGACAATTTCGAGACCAAGCCGATCGACCTGCCGGCGCTTCTGGCCAAGATCGAACAGCTCTTGGCAGGCTAA
- a CDS encoding Tll0287-like domain-containing protein → MARFSVSIMLFFNAFLLVSLTAVRPASAEDPLAAFIEEGNRMADVLRAGRSVVSNNQSLINDPAIGDKHLSSHVFLQKVTDAYRKAHGTGPLDGDLNEHQRQLIKAQLQAMAEVVDENQDLINTEGMGFKGFIPAVFARLVNERFGEKMGIEAAVKVTAPADLVRNRKALPDAWESEILEQKFRSGDWEHGKPFFESVTSDGKTDFRLLIPEYYSASCLSCHGGPKGEMDVTGFPKEGGAEGDLAGAISIRLAQ, encoded by the coding sequence ATGGCGCGATTTTCCGTCTCCATTATGCTGTTCTTCAATGCGTTTCTGTTGGTCTCGTTGACGGCGGTCCGGCCCGCGTCCGCCGAAGATCCCCTCGCGGCCTTCATCGAGGAAGGCAACCGGATGGCCGATGTTCTGCGTGCCGGACGGAGCGTCGTGTCCAACAACCAGTCGCTGATCAATGATCCGGCGATCGGCGACAAGCACCTCTCAAGCCATGTCTTTCTGCAAAAGGTGACGGATGCCTATCGAAAGGCACATGGAACCGGTCCGCTCGACGGCGATCTGAACGAGCACCAGCGCCAGCTCATCAAAGCGCAGCTTCAGGCGATGGCTGAGGTGGTCGACGAGAACCAGGACCTGATCAATACCGAGGGCATGGGCTTCAAGGGGTTTATCCCGGCGGTGTTCGCCCGTCTCGTGAACGAGCGCTTCGGGGAGAAAATGGGCATTGAGGCCGCGGTCAAGGTGACGGCGCCGGCCGATCTGGTGCGAAACCGCAAGGCTCTGCCCGACGCGTGGGAGAGCGAGATCCTCGAACAGAAGTTCAGGAGCGGCGACTGGGAGCACGGCAAGCCCTTCTTCGAAAGCGTGACATCCGACGGCAAGACCGATTTCCGGCTCCTGATCCCGGAATATTACTCGGCGTCCTGCCTCTCCTGTCACGGCGGCCCGAAGGGAGAGATGGACGTGACAGGCTTTCCCAAGGAAGGCGGCGCGGAAGGCGATCTGGCAGGAGCCATCAGCATCAGGCTCGCGCAATGA
- a CDS encoding transporter substrate-binding domain-containing protein encodes MEPWRIGILFSRSGAMEVTESEHFFGTALAIEEINGSGGILGRSVEPVCYDPASEPGLYRKLAERLLGEDGVDVIFGCSTSASRKAVLPVIERRNGLLWYPSLYEGFEYSPNIIYTGAAPNQNSVQLAAYLLQEYGSTIYLIGSDYIYPRETNRLMREFVESQGGEIVGEVYVPIGSDTNPFPRIIDDIRRAAPKVIFSTVVGHDAQAFYRLYSDAGFDPRRQPIASLTMAEGEIQVIGPERCVGHITAGSYFGTVKSDVSRGYVSRYRARYGADAPVSMWSEVAYSQAHLFAAALERAGTLDTQRLTEAALGLDWQAPGGRMLIEPENHHTWLTPRIGRVRADGEFDIVWEAKGPVRPDPYLTCSAPAGNAWLSS; translated from the coding sequence ATGGAACCCTGGCGCATTGGAATTCTCTTCTCTCGGTCGGGGGCGATGGAGGTCACCGAATCCGAACATTTCTTCGGCACGGCGCTCGCCATCGAGGAGATCAACGGGAGCGGCGGCATTCTGGGCCGTTCTGTCGAACCGGTCTGCTACGATCCCGCGTCCGAGCCCGGGCTCTATCGCAAGCTCGCCGAACGCCTGCTCGGCGAAGACGGCGTCGACGTCATCTTCGGATGTTCCACGTCGGCCAGTCGCAAGGCCGTGCTTCCGGTGATCGAGCGCCGCAACGGGTTGCTCTGGTATCCCTCGCTCTACGAGGGCTTCGAGTATTCGCCGAACATCATCTACACGGGCGCCGCGCCCAATCAGAACAGCGTCCAACTCGCCGCCTACCTGCTGCAGGAATATGGCAGCACGATTTATCTCATCGGCTCCGACTATATCTACCCGCGCGAAACCAACCGGTTGATGCGCGAATTCGTCGAGAGCCAGGGCGGTGAGATCGTCGGTGAGGTCTATGTGCCTATCGGGTCGGACACGAACCCCTTTCCCCGCATCATCGACGACATTCGCCGCGCTGCGCCCAAGGTCATCTTCTCCACGGTCGTCGGACATGACGCCCAGGCCTTCTATCGGCTCTATAGCGACGCCGGCTTCGACCCCCGGCGCCAGCCGATCGCCAGCCTCACCATGGCCGAGGGTGAAATCCAGGTGATCGGCCCTGAACGCTGCGTCGGCCATATTACGGCCGGCAGCTATTTCGGCACGGTGAAATCCGACGTGAGCCGGGGCTATGTCAGCCGTTACCGGGCGCGCTACGGTGCCGACGCGCCGGTCAGCATGTGGTCGGAAGTCGCCTATTCGCAGGCCCACCTCTTCGCCGCGGCGCTTGAACGGGCCGGCACGCTCGACACCCAGCGCCTCACTGAGGCGGCCCTCGGCCTCGACTGGCAAGCGCCCGGCGGCCGGATGCTGATCGAGCCGGAAAACCATCACACCTGGCTGACGCCCCGCATCGGCCGGGTTCGTGCCGACGGCGAATTCGACATCGTCTGGGAGGCCAAGGGGCCCGTTCGACCGGACCCTTACCTCACCTGCAGTGCACCGGCCGGCAACGCGTGGCTGTCATCGTGA
- a CDS encoding ANTAR domain-containing response regulator: MVNETNRTGTDASRPSSGGVKRLLDDLRQARVLVIHPQDEEGEALIRQLRRIGCDVRAAWPVPAALPANVDTVFVLIDQGRAEDVLWRGEMDGPTVIAILDYESPTSLKALVDWNAHGVVTKPVRASGILSSLVLARYQRGYQDRLLSKVRKLEETLKARREIERASKVLMRLKGISDHEAYQLLRTQATSRRVPIAEVAASVIAAAAAFEDFGLTGRAGDE, encoded by the coding sequence ATCGTGAACGAGACGAACCGCACTGGAACCGATGCGTCCCGCCCGTCCTCCGGCGGCGTGAAACGGCTGCTCGACGATCTGAGGCAGGCGCGTGTCCTCGTCATCCATCCGCAGGACGAGGAAGGCGAGGCCCTGATCCGGCAATTGAGGCGTATCGGCTGCGACGTGCGCGCGGCATGGCCCGTTCCGGCCGCCCTGCCCGCCAATGTCGATACCGTCTTCGTCCTGATCGACCAGGGCCGGGCCGAGGATGTGCTCTGGCGCGGCGAGATGGACGGGCCGACCGTGATTGCCATTCTCGACTACGAAAGTCCGACGAGCCTCAAGGCACTCGTCGACTGGAACGCCCACGGCGTCGTCACCAAGCCAGTGCGCGCCTCCGGCATCCTGTCGAGCCTCGTCCTTGCCCGCTACCAGCGCGGCTATCAGGACCGCTTGCTGTCGAAGGTCCGCAAGCTGGAGGAGACGCTGAAGGCCCGCCGCGAGATCGAACGCGCCAGCAAGGTTTTGATGCGGCTCAAGGGCATCAGCGACCACGAGGCCTACCAGTTGCTCCGCACCCAGGCGACGTCGCGCCGTGTGCCTATCGCGGAGGTGGCGGCGAGCGTCATCGCGGCGGCGGCGGCCTTCGAGGATTTTGGTCTGACCGGGCGAGCGGGAGATGAGTGA
- a CDS encoding substrate-binding protein, with protein MTTARLLLLAATSAASLISFQANAADPIVIGVPVGLSGANSVVAPSVVQAAELAVDEINAAGGVLGRPLALEVADDASGAAGAQKAFDTLLFQKEVDVLISMETSAARNAGLPIVKRAEKPYIYTSFYEGRSCSPFMYVNAWVPEQQVPPIVDQFMTDGAKKFFLIGSDYAFGRGMLEFTRAYVEKNGGEVVGEEYLPMDGTDWTPILSKLKASGADALVTSTAGGAPNVTLTKQLRGAGIDLPYGNLAVDEGTAKSMGPDAAGIYISASYVTSIDSEANKAFKAALEKKFGDKMLTPNDLSVPEYEAVYAYKKAVEAAGSTDTEAVLGELGKVAVDGPRGTITMNKQHHAPLTMYLGQVQDDGSVKVIKAFKDVDPGTQCPDLAD; from the coding sequence ATGACGACCGCCCGACTTCTGCTACTTGCCGCAACCTCCGCCGCCAGCCTGATTTCCTTTCAGGCCAACGCCGCCGACCCGATCGTGATCGGCGTCCCCGTCGGTCTTTCCGGCGCCAACTCCGTCGTTGCGCCGTCGGTGGTGCAGGCCGCCGAACTCGCGGTTGACGAAATCAACGCCGCCGGCGGCGTTCTCGGCCGCCCGCTGGCCCTCGAAGTTGCCGACGACGCCTCGGGCGCTGCCGGCGCCCAGAAGGCCTTCGACACCCTTCTCTTCCAGAAGGAAGTCGACGTGCTGATCTCCATGGAGACGAGCGCGGCCCGCAACGCCGGCCTGCCGATCGTCAAGCGCGCCGAGAAGCCCTACATCTACACCTCGTTCTATGAAGGCCGCTCCTGCAGCCCGTTCATGTATGTCAACGCCTGGGTGCCCGAGCAGCAGGTTCCGCCGATCGTCGACCAGTTCATGACGGACGGCGCCAAGAAGTTCTTCCTCATCGGCAGCGACTACGCCTTCGGACGCGGCATGCTTGAATTCACCCGCGCCTATGTGGAGAAGAACGGCGGCGAAGTGGTCGGCGAGGAATACCTTCCGATGGACGGCACCGACTGGACGCCGATCCTCTCCAAGCTCAAGGCCTCCGGCGCCGATGCGCTGGTGACCTCGACCGCCGGCGGAGCGCCGAACGTCACCCTCACCAAGCAGCTTCGCGGCGCCGGCATCGACCTGCCCTACGGCAACCTTGCCGTCGACGAGGGCACCGCCAAGAGCATGGGTCCGGATGCCGCCGGCATCTACATCTCGGCGTCCTACGTGACCTCCATCGACAGCGAGGCCAACAAGGCCTTCAAGGCGGCGCTGGAAAAGAAATTCGGCGACAAGATGCTGACGCCGAACGATCTTTCGGTGCCGGAATATGAAGCGGTCTACGCCTACAAGAAAGCCGTGGAAGCAGCCGGCTCCACCGACACCGAAGCGGTGCTCGGCGAACTCGGCAAGGTTGCTGTCGACGGGCCGCGCGGCACGATCACCATGAACAAGCAGCACCATGCGCCGCTGACCATGTATCTCGGCCAGGTGCAGGACGACGGCAGCGTCAAGGTCATCAAGGCCTTCAAGGACGTCGATCCCGGCACGCAGTGCCCTGATCTGGCGGACTGA
- a CDS encoding branched-chain amino acid ABC transporter permease, producing MLLALDTITTASLLFIIATGLLVIFGVLKIINFAHSAFLTLGAYATLVVTNLGINPWIALPLAFVVGALLGAVVERFIVQPLYDRPLDAILATWGLGIVIGQVITLAFGREVQFTAAPISGTLPILGETYSIYRLLLIAAALAIGLGFTALIEKTRLGLSARAVIMNEDLARGLGIDTSLVRLVTFALGAGLAALAGALITPLSSVDPNMGVPFLINAFMVVMVAGTSFLSLALATLVLGAAQVVVSSLVSPILGGMTIVVLAAVILRIRPKGFSFD from the coding sequence ATCCTCCTCGCTCTCGACACGATCACCACCGCTTCGCTGCTCTTCATCATCGCGACGGGCCTGCTCGTCATCTTCGGCGTACTGAAGATCATCAACTTCGCTCACAGTGCCTTTCTGACGCTCGGCGCCTACGCGACGCTCGTCGTCACCAACCTCGGCATCAACCCGTGGATCGCGCTGCCGCTCGCCTTCGTCGTCGGCGCTCTGCTCGGGGCCGTCGTGGAGCGCTTCATCGTCCAGCCGCTCTACGACCGGCCGCTCGATGCGATCCTCGCCACCTGGGGGCTCGGCATCGTCATCGGCCAGGTCATCACGCTCGCCTTCGGCCGTGAGGTGCAGTTCACGGCCGCGCCGATTTCCGGCACGCTCCCCATTCTCGGCGAGACCTATTCGATCTACCGCCTGCTGCTGATCGCCGCCGCCCTTGCCATCGGCCTTGGCTTTACCGCCCTGATCGAGAAGACCCGGCTGGGCCTTTCCGCCCGGGCCGTGATCATGAACGAGGATCTGGCGCGCGGTCTCGGCATCGACACAAGTCTCGTGCGGCTTGTGACCTTCGCGCTTGGCGCGGGCCTTGCCGCTCTGGCCGGCGCGCTGATCACGCCGCTCTCCAGCGTCGACCCCAACATGGGCGTCCCCTTCCTCATCAACGCCTTCATGGTGGTGATGGTCGCGGGAACCTCCTTCCTCAGTCTGGCGCTCGCGACGCTCGTGCTCGGCGCGGCGCAGGTCGTCGTCTCCAGCCTCGTGAGCCCGATCCTCGGCGGCATGACCATCGTCGTTCTCGCCGCCGTCATCCTTCGCATTCGTCCGAAAGGATTCAGCTTTGACTGA
- a CDS encoding response regulator: MSFILLSALVVSTMQMSFDLWTNQQRIAESNDRFHRLQVAADADRHFGAMRYWLTDVSLSLLTLSDRKAAEAHAKLDEDLKRLAVFAPEAAQSIRSGVNDYVEQAQKAANAYTDDNRVVGNAFLAMARKGSDEVDEALGSLVEQLSADADRVSAAATRTAKTATNRAAIACVLVITFGALLTLFVLRSILKPLQRINTAIAGLNAGATEVDLPPPGPDECGRIASALSDLQHSQQERRRLEAAARMQHNTILTAIETIPDGFALFDADNRLVLVNDRYRSIFSNVSDLLVPGTSFKDILAARAALGDAGHAGLSSEAWIAERLKRHVDPAGLRDEVMIGDAWVRITKRKTPDGGTVAVYSDITDLKTKQEQLEDARHEAEAANEAKSRFLASMSHELRTPLNAIIGYSEMLIEDAQDSGEEHSVGDLEKIMASGRHLLSLINDILDLSKIEAGKMELYVERFDVADLVDDVTATIAPLVARNANRLVVDVDPALGEMETDKTKLRQNLFNLLSNATKFTKDGVIELNVRQEGDFVAFSVQDDGIGMSPEQQARLFQAFTQADSSTTRNYGGTGLGLAIVRQFTLMLGGDIKVKSELGKGSVFTLTIPARLSDSVAENAPSHDGAGETKSILVIDDDPHARRMMAELVRGDGYRVMMAGDAAEGLAIARKTHPDAIILDIIMPERDGWSVLKELKSDPELCGTPVVLATIVNDREMGLAFGASAHLTKPIDTTKLMEALSSVVNGHERDVLVVDDDPATRTLLRRILVREGWHVREASDGERGLSMLDAKRPALVILDLMMPNMDGFETLRTMRAREELADLPVIVATSKDLSREEVDWLRANAREVIGKGQDGRANLLAAVRRHVTG; encoded by the coding sequence TTGTCGTTCATACTGCTCAGTGCTCTCGTCGTCAGCACCATGCAGATGTCCTTCGATCTGTGGACCAACCAGCAGCGTATCGCCGAATCCAACGACCGCTTTCATCGCCTGCAGGTCGCCGCCGACGCGGATCGGCATTTCGGGGCCATGCGCTATTGGCTGACCGATGTTTCCCTGAGCCTTCTCACGCTCTCCGACCGCAAGGCCGCGGAGGCGCACGCCAAGCTGGACGAGGACCTCAAGCGACTGGCTGTCTTTGCGCCCGAGGCGGCGCAATCGATCCGCTCCGGCGTCAACGACTATGTCGAACAGGCCCAGAAAGCCGCGAACGCCTATACCGACGACAACCGGGTCGTGGGTAACGCCTTTCTGGCCATGGCCCGCAAGGGCAGCGATGAAGTCGACGAGGCACTCGGCAGTCTCGTGGAGCAACTCTCGGCCGACGCCGATCGCGTCAGCGCGGCGGCCACGCGGACGGCGAAAACGGCAACCAACCGGGCAGCCATCGCCTGCGTGCTGGTCATCACATTCGGCGCGCTTCTGACCCTCTTCGTCCTGAGGTCGATCCTGAAGCCGCTGCAGCGGATCAACACGGCCATCGCGGGGCTCAATGCGGGCGCGACCGAAGTCGACCTACCGCCTCCCGGCCCGGACGAATGCGGCCGCATTGCCAGTGCTCTCAGCGACCTGCAGCACAGCCAGCAGGAACGCCGGCGGCTGGAGGCCGCTGCCCGGATGCAGCACAACACGATTCTGACGGCCATCGAGACCATTCCCGATGGTTTTGCGCTGTTCGACGCCGACAATCGGCTGGTTCTGGTCAACGACCGCTACCGGTCGATCTTCTCCAATGTCTCGGACCTTCTGGTTCCGGGGACCTCGTTCAAGGACATTCTCGCAGCAAGGGCTGCGCTTGGCGACGCCGGTCACGCCGGGCTTTCCAGCGAGGCATGGATCGCAGAGCGCCTGAAACGCCACGTCGACCCGGCAGGACTTCGCGACGAGGTCATGATCGGCGACGCCTGGGTCCGGATCACCAAGCGCAAGACGCCGGATGGGGGAACCGTCGCCGTCTACAGCGACATTACCGACCTGAAGACCAAGCAGGAGCAGCTGGAGGACGCCCGCCACGAGGCGGAAGCCGCCAACGAGGCCAAGAGCCGCTTCCTCGCCTCCATGAGCCACGAACTGCGCACGCCGCTCAATGCCATCATCGGCTACAGCGAAATGCTGATCGAGGACGCGCAGGACTCAGGCGAGGAGCACAGTGTCGGCGATCTGGAGAAGATCATGGCCTCGGGGCGTCATCTCCTGTCCCTGATCAACGACATCCTTGATCTCTCCAAGATCGAGGCCGGCAAGATGGAACTCTATGTGGAGCGCTTCGACGTCGCCGACCTGGTCGACGATGTGACGGCGACGATCGCTCCGCTGGTGGCCAGGAACGCCAACCGCCTCGTGGTCGACGTCGACCCGGCGCTGGGCGAGATGGAGACCGACAAGACCAAGCTGCGCCAGAATCTCTTCAATCTCCTGTCGAACGCGACGAAGTTCACCAAGGACGGCGTCATCGAACTCAACGTGAGGCAGGAAGGCGATTTCGTCGCATTTTCCGTGCAGGACGATGGCATCGGCATGAGCCCGGAGCAGCAGGCGCGCCTGTTCCAGGCCTTCACGCAGGCGGATTCGTCGACAACCCGCAACTATGGCGGAACGGGCCTCGGTCTTGCCATCGTGCGCCAGTTCACCCTCATGCTTGGCGGCGACATCAAGGTGAAAAGCGAGCTTGGCAAAGGGTCCGTCTTCACGCTGACAATTCCGGCAAGGCTCAGCGACAGCGTGGCGGAGAATGCGCCATCGCATGACGGCGCCGGCGAAACGAAATCCATTCTCGTGATCGATGACGACCCGCACGCACGCCGCATGATGGCCGAACTCGTGCGCGGTGACGGCTACCGGGTCATGATGGCGGGCGACGCGGCTGAGGGCCTCGCCATTGCCCGCAAGACCCACCCGGACGCGATCATCCTCGACATCATCATGCCGGAGCGCGACGGGTGGTCGGTCCTGAAGGAGCTGAAGTCCGATCCCGAGCTTTGTGGCACGCCCGTGGTTCTGGCGACCATCGTCAACGACCGGGAGATGGGGCTCGCCTTCGGGGCCTCGGCCCATCTGACCAAGCCGATCGACACGACGAAGCTGATGGAGGCGCTCAGTTCCGTCGTCAACGGCCACGAACGGGACGTGCTGGTCGTGGATGACGATCCGGCGACCCGAACGCTCCTGCGCCGCATCCTGGTGCGTGAAGGCTGGCATGTACGCGAGGCGTCGGACGGCGAACGCGGCCTTTCCATGCTGGACGCCAAGCGGCCGGCCCTCGTCATCCTCGATCTGATGATGCCGAACATGGACGGCTTCGAGACATTGCGGACCATGCGCGCTCGCGAGGAACTGGCCGACCTGCCGGTGATCGTCGCGACCTCCAAGGATCTCAGCCGCGAGGAAGTCGACTGGTTGCGGGCGAATGCGCGCGAAGTCATCGGCAAGGGACAGGACGGACGCGCAAATCTGCTCGCCGCCGTTCGCCGTCACGTCACAGGATGA
- a CDS encoding ABC transporter permease subunit has translation MTGGASLSRFRPLAAPLAAAVFAAILVAVGPYLLGHYAINILIRAFFYAVVALTLDILWGYAGILTFGQAAFFGIGAYAAALIFTHLGFTTETIALAFLLAIVVPMICGLLVGWLSFYTGASPLYASVVSLAFPIVISQLIYSGGTFTGSSSGLVGYETFDIRTKTWFWIAGGGLVLAGTLLAVLMRSELGRLIVAVRDNETRLAYLGIDPNKVKIALTAGLAGIAGLAGLGYASFSGVVAPEITGFVFGTQLIIYVALGGRGTLIGPIVGTLGIELMSAYLSGDLPYVWQLIVGLVFVVVIIVMPKGLAPLLAGAVGRLLPLPRLASTARIVPATDPVATDKASIDIRDVTKSFGSLKVLQGIDLSIAGGELVSLVGPNGAGKTTLMRCLGDGAERSGGSVTIDGHDIGARPPHSIVGFGLGRKFQMATIFESLTVGESLRVARARIDGLSPVLPISDIALPATALAVMEATGLGDHLDREVRHLSHGQKQALELTMVLAMSPRVILLDEPTAGLTKVDRQRIGGALASLARDHGLAVILVEHDLDFVRTISSRVVVLHQGRILLDGTVDEVVHSELVKSVYSGAGHD, from the coding sequence ATCACCGGCGGCGCTTCCCTTTCGCGCTTTCGCCCGCTCGCAGCCCCGCTCGCCGCTGCCGTCTTCGCCGCGATCCTTGTCGCCGTCGGCCCGTATCTGCTCGGCCATTACGCGATCAACATCCTGATCCGCGCCTTCTTCTATGCGGTCGTGGCGCTGACGCTCGACATCCTCTGGGGCTATGCCGGCATTCTCACCTTCGGCCAAGCCGCCTTCTTCGGCATCGGCGCCTATGCCGCCGCGCTCATCTTCACCCATCTCGGCTTCACGACCGAAACGATCGCGCTCGCCTTCCTGCTTGCCATCGTCGTCCCGATGATCTGCGGCCTGCTCGTCGGCTGGCTCTCCTTCTACACCGGCGCGAGCCCCCTTTATGCGTCTGTCGTCTCGCTGGCGTTTCCCATCGTGATCAGCCAACTGATCTATTCCGGCGGCACCTTCACGGGCTCCTCGAGCGGTCTGGTCGGTTATGAGACCTTCGACATCCGCACCAAGACGTGGTTCTGGATCGCCGGCGGCGGATTGGTTCTGGCCGGAACGCTGCTTGCCGTCCTGATGCGCAGCGAACTCGGCCGTTTGATCGTCGCGGTGCGCGACAACGAGACCCGGCTTGCCTATCTCGGCATCGACCCCAACAAGGTGAAGATCGCACTGACCGCCGGGCTTGCCGGCATCGCGGGCCTTGCCGGTCTTGGCTACGCCAGCTTTTCCGGCGTCGTCGCGCCCGAGATCACCGGTTTTGTCTTCGGCACGCAGCTCATCATCTATGTCGCGCTTGGCGGACGCGGCACGCTGATCGGCCCCATCGTCGGCACGCTCGGCATCGAGCTGATGAGCGCCTATCTTTCCGGCGATCTTCCCTATGTCTGGCAGCTGATCGTCGGCCTCGTCTTCGTCGTCGTGATCATCGTCATGCCGAAGGGTCTTGCGCCGCTGCTGGCCGGTGCCGTCGGCAGGCTGCTGCCTCTACCGAGGCTCGCCAGCACCGCGCGGATCGTCCCCGCGACCGACCCTGTCGCAACGGACAAGGCCTCCATCGACATTCGCGACGTGACGAAATCCTTCGGCAGCCTGAAGGTGCTGCAAGGCATCGACCTTTCCATCGCGGGCGGCGAACTCGTCAGCCTCGTCGGTCCCAATGGTGCTGGCAAGACGACGCTGATGCGCTGCCTCGGTGACGGAGCGGAGCGCAGCGGCGGCAGCGTGACGATCGACGGTCACGACATCGGCGCGCGTCCACCGCACAGCATCGTCGGCTTCGGTCTCGGACGTAAGTTCCAGATGGCGACGATCTTCGAGAGCCTGACGGTCGGCGAATCCCTGCGCGTTGCGCGTGCCCGGATCGATGGTCTCTCTCCGGTCCTGCCGATCAGCGACATCGCCCTGCCCGCCACCGCCCTAGCGGTGATGGAGGCAACAGGCCTTGGCGACCATCTCGACCGTGAGGTCCGGCATCTCTCTCATGGTCAGAAGCAGGCGCTGGAACTGACCATGGTGCTGGCCATGAGCCCGCGCGTCATCCTGCTCGACGAGCCGACGGCGGGCCTCACCAAGGTCGACCGCCAGCGCATCGGCGGCGCCCTCGCCTCGCTTGCCCGCGATCACGGTCTCGCGGTCATCCTCGTCGAACACGACCTCGATTTCGTCCGCACGATCTCCTCGCGCGTTGTCGTGCTGCACCAGGGCCGCATCCTGCTCGACGGCACGGTCGACGAAGTCGTTCATTCGGAGCTTGTGAAGAGCGTCTATTCGGGAGCCGGCCATGACTGA
- a CDS encoding nitrilase family protein, producing the protein MEPKVGDRDGNIAKSLELIEAAADQGAKLIVLPELCSSGYVFETREEAFSLAEPVPGGPATNAWAEVAARRGLHIVAGVCERDGDVLYNSAALVGPKGHIGTFRKVHLWAAENLFFDPGNVGFPVFATELGRIGMAICYDSWFPETFRLQALQGADIVCVPTNWVPIPGQAPGREAMATILHMAAAHSNSLFIACADRIGTERGQPFEGQSLIVSSTGWPVAGPASRDTQEILVATVNLSDARRKRNWNAFNQVLRDRRTDVYDEMLGANLKRGWY; encoded by the coding sequence ATGGAACCGAAGGTCGGTGACCGCGACGGCAACATCGCAAAGTCGCTGGAACTGATCGAAGCCGCCGCCGACCAAGGCGCAAAGCTGATCGTCCTGCCCGAGCTTTGCAGCAGCGGCTATGTCTTCGAAACCCGGGAAGAAGCCTTCTCGCTCGCCGAACCGGTGCCGGGTGGACCCGCGACGAATGCCTGGGCCGAGGTCGCCGCACGGCGCGGCCTGCACATCGTCGCCGGCGTCTGCGAACGCGACGGCGACGTTCTCTACAATTCCGCCGCCCTCGTTGGCCCGAAGGGCCACATCGGCACCTTCCGCAAGGTCCACCTCTGGGCCGCGGAGAATCTGTTCTTCGATCCCGGCAACGTCGGCTTTCCGGTCTTCGCCACGGAACTCGGCCGTATCGGCATGGCGATCTGCTACGACAGCTGGTTCCCCGAAACCTTCCGGCTTCAGGCCCTGCAAGGCGCCGACATCGTCTGCGTTCCGACCAACTGGGTGCCGATCCCCGGTCAGGCGCCCGGCCGCGAGGCGATGGCGACCATCCTGCACATGGCCGCCGCCCATTCCAACTCGCTCTTCATCGCCTGCGCCGACCGCATCGGCACGGAACGTGGTCAGCCTTTCGAGGGCCAGAGCCTCATCGTGAGTTCGACCGGATGGCCCGTGGCCGGCCCCGCCAGCAGGGACACGCAAGAAATCCTCGTTGCGACGGTCAACCTTTCCGACGCCCGCCGCAAGCGCAACTGGAACGCCTTCAACCAGGTCCTCAGAGACCGTCGCACCGACGTCTACGACGAGATGCTCGGCGCCAACTTGAAACGCGGCTGGTACTGA